catcttgttgCATTATTTCAATAGCAACATTATAGGCAAATATGTTTTCAATCACAACATTATTTCGGTTCCACAACTTTCTCGTCGAGAcataattcattgaaatttcattattttcagaaGTTCgaacctcatcatcatcatgtgttatgacttgggtctcatcttgagaaatttctttcaacccatgatcattttgatcatttattccttttctctttcGAGGATTTTTATCATTGGAACCAATTGGTCTACCACACTTCAAATGTGGTCTAGACTCATTTGCCTTAATAATTTGTCCCGTCGGGATATCAACTCGAACTGGAGCATTAACAGCTGGAATATGCGATTTAGTAATCCTTGGAAGATTAGTAAATGCATCTGGTAGCTGATTTGCAATGttctgcaaataaattattctttgaactTCTTGCTCACATTGGTTTGTTCGAGGATCCAGATGAGATAGAGATGATGAATTCCAATCTATCTCTTTTCCCAATGACTCAtgttctccccctaatgttgggtatactgatccatcaaaatgacaatcagtaaatcttgccttaaataaatctccagtcataggctccaaatattttatgattgaaggAGATTCATACCCAACATATATCCCCAACCTTCTTTGGGGCCCCATCTTTGTGCGTTGTGGTGGAGCGATTGGGACATACaccgcacatccaaaaactctaaGATGGGAAATGTTTGGTTCTTGACCAAAAGTCAATTGTAATGGggagaattcatgataattggTCGACCTTATGCGCACAAGTGCTGCTGCATGCAATATAGCATGCCCCCACATAGACACAGATAACTTTGTTCTCATTAGTAATGGTCTAGCTATCAATTGCAGACGTTTAATCAATGATTCTGCTAGACCGTTTTGAGTGTGAACATGAGCAACTGGATGTTCAACTATTATACCAGTAGACATACAATAATCGTTAAATGCTTGAGATGTAAACTCACCAGCATTATCTAGACGGATTGTCTTTATTGTATAGTCTAGAAATTGTGctttcaatcttattatttgagccAGCAATCTCGCAAAAGCCATGTTGCGAGTTGATAATAAACACACATGTGACCATCTTGTAGAAGCATCTatcaagaccatataatatttaaagggtCCACATGCAGGTTGAATTGGTCCACATATATCACCCTGTATACGTTCCAGAAACGCAGGGGATTTAATTCCAACCTTAACTTTTGATGGTTTAATGATCAACTTTCCTTGAGAACAAGCAGCACAAGAGAATTCCtttgattgaaggatatttggGCTCTTTAATGTGTGCCCATGTGAATTCTCAATGATTTTGCCCATCATATTAAATATGGGATGGCCCAACCGGTCatgccaaatgataaaatcattaaaattagtaaacctTTTGTTTACTACGGCATGTGATTCAACTGTACGTATACTTGTATAGTACAACCCAGAAGAAAATACAggtaatttttcatgcacaattttcttctctacattaattgtagtaatgtaaaggtattcaacctttccttcattagccgtctcaacatgatagccattttggcgaataactttgaaacttaataagtttctttgagacttactacaatataaTGCATTATTAATGCTTAATATTGTCCCTCCAGGTAGTAATAAGGTCGCTTTTCCAGAgccctcaattaattttgtactacctgatattgtgttgacatatgccattttcataaccaaattagaaaagtatttcttttcttttaatattgtatgcgTTGTAGCACTATCAAGAAGGCATACATCTCCATTACTCATCTTGAATCCAACTAACAACTGGggaattctatttattttcattaaaataaaatacatcaaaagaaggaagaaacaaaattaacaaaggaaatttaaatacttcaacatgaataacataataattaaaaatacataagtaaaatattaacgAATTTCATTCCCCAGCTAAAAGATCAAACATTAGTTTCGATCTCCAAAAAAGTCATCAACTTCCATATGAGTAATGTCACCAAGGCCATCAAAAACATCATCCTTTAAAGCCAAATTTGCTTCAACATCTTTATCGTATTTCTGAGATGTTCCCGGCTTATCATCATCTTTAAGAGTCATATGTGACTCAGCTCGAGCATTGGAAGAGGAAGCAccacttttatttcctttctttttaaagGAATTTTGATAGAGCCTTACAAAATGTTCATGTGTGCGACATTCATTCTTCTAATGGCCTTTCATACCACAACGACGACAATTACTTTTTGAGGGGTTATTTTGAGAACTCATGTTGTTCTCCCTTTTATTATGACCACCACCTTGATGATTAGTGTATCGTCTTTTATCTTTGCCACATCCCCGTGCATTATTATATCCCCGATGATCATCTCTTCTTACTTCAGATTGATCACGTGCTTCCACCACATTTGCCTCCCGTAATGGAGCAGCTCCAGTGGGACGagcttcatgatttttcattaaaagagcATTATGTTGCTCAGCCACCAAAAGACATGAGATTAATTCAGAATATTTCTGAAAACCCTTTTCACGATATTGCTGCTGCAATATCACATTCGAGGCATGAAAAGTAGTAAGTGTCTTTTCCAAcatgtcctcatcttttatagtcTCCCCACATAATTTCAACTGGGAGGTTATCCTGAATACAGCAGAGTTGTATTCAATTACGATCTTACAATCTTGAAAACGTAAATGCATCCACTCATAACGAGCTCTTGGCAACACTGTTGCCTTTAAGTGGTCATATCTCCCCTTTAAATCAGTCCACAATTCAAGTGGATCTTTCACCGTCAGATATTCAATCTTCAGGCCCTCATCAAGATGATGACGAAGGAAAATCATAGCCTTCGCCTTATCTTGACTCGATGCTTCATTTCCCTGAGTAATAGTGGCATCAAGACCTTTAGCAGCCAATTGAATCTCAGCATCGAGTACCCATGAAAGATAATTCTTTCCAGAAATATCTAATGCCACAAACTCAAGTTTGGATAAATTCGACATAATGAAAATTCTGAGAGAATATgtgaattaaatgaaaatatttatatagtacctttgcaagtagcaatttcgtgctgataacgtgttgtaaagaaagctcagaatataagatgaaaaagacaagaagtataagatagaggagataattttcttattcaagtatatcatacaatggtgaatgatatctctatttatagtgttgagatatcatagtcaaaggtcaccttgaaattttacatagttatcatcaaggttcatatcaccttgatatcttatcacattggaaacactaatacattaatccaattaattgttggataactctaatggatcatccacatatacaatGGATTTACAACATTTACTattatatcttctttttttaccCTCCCTAGTTTCTTTCTTTCAGTTTTTCTTCCCTTAGTGACTCGAATTCACAACATACAAGTTAGAAGTAAGAGATGCTTACCATCCGAGCAACTCTCTCCCGTCATATATTACTATATCTATTttactttatcataatttttggtTTTGTAATCCATATTTCCGTGTTCTGATTTAACATGCTGCAAATCGTTCCATATTTTTATAAAGCAATTTGAAGgaaaatgcaatataaagaaaaattgtttgaaaacatGTAGTAAATTCTAAAGGTACACAAGAACACAAATATCTCTGAGATGCATGAAAGAATACAAATGAACTGATGTATATCTATAAACACATTTAACTTATGTGGAGTTATCTAACCGACAAGATTCACTTAAaagttatagtgatgatacaacaatCTACCATACGCTACCACGCATCTTATACCTGGCCAAAGTTATAAGACCTGAACTACCTAATGGATCTACTAGTGTActgtgaaaagggttcatctaaaaagtatgacattTGCTACCCATGGTGGCTCTCCCCCATATTGttgttcaatactactcccaaaatataccgactcttatgtttttaaaaatactgattctgtggtttgagattagtgctcaaaatatTTAGTTCAATggatatcttggaaatcttagttttcCTAATTTCTTCACTTAGAAAGTTATTTCTCTTTAACTGAAAAGTAGTCTAAAGGCTTTTttgaaatctcagtttcccttattttttaaatgtgaaagCATTTTAAGTTCCTTTGAGAATACTTAGTTTCCATATACTGCTTTGAAGGAATACTTTACTTTACTCTGAACTCAACTCGAGCTTAAGTCTTGAAAtgacatttaaaatatttttgaaagacttatgaaacttgaaattaACTTCTTCTGCTTATCTTGAGTCCTTACTCAACTGATCTACAAgacttaaaaaaagtttaaactaTTTGCAAAAAGCTTCATGAAAGGAATTTAGGAATTCTCTAGACTTAGCTCTAACTTTatatttgaagttgaagttataTATTCAAGGTTGTAAATTCATGTTTCTTGATAATTTCTATATGATTAGAACTCATATAGAATAGTTAGAATCATTAGGATGTGTTAAAACACCTTGGAAGGGCTTAATCGGACTGAACTGCAAAAACTAGGTGAAAATGCCAATTTGGATGCGTTTGGAGTGCGGCGCACCAACCTCATTTGACTGAGGCTTATTTCTGGCGCACTGCTGGTGTGCCGCCCCAGCCTTTCTGGCAAACATGAGGCGCGCTGCGCTAGCTCTTCCCCAGGTGACGCCTAACGAATTTGTC
This DNA window, taken from Solanum lycopersicum chromosome 5, SLM_r2.1, encodes the following:
- the LOC101255496 gene encoding uncharacterized protein yields the protein MSNLSKLEFVALDISGKNYLSWVLDAEIQLAAKGLDATITQGNEASSQDKAKAMIFLRHHLDEGLKIEYLTVKDPLELWTDLKGRYDHLKATVLPRARYEWMHLRFQDCKIVIEYNSAVFRITSQLKLCGETIKDEDMLEKTLTTFHASNVILQQQYREKGFQKYSELISCLLVAEQHNALLMKNHEARPTGAAPLREANVVEARDQSEKGNKSGASSSNARAESHMTLKDDDKPGTSQKYDKDVEANLALKDDVFDGLGDITHMEVDDFFGDRN